The stretch of DNA cttcagccgtaactagtccactgcaggacaaaggcctcagtcatgtccttccactctcgtctgtttatggtctttccgtgcCAGTCTATGCCTGCgaattttttttagttcgtcaatcaatcgtcttctcttccttcccctgcttcttttgcaaattttctagggacccattctgttattcttaatacccaTCTATTATATGGCATTctgattatatgtcctgcccatgtccatttatttttcttacatgttgttagaatatcttctacctaagtttgctctcgtatccatgttactctttttctgcctTGGTGTTATTTTCATCGTtactctttccataactctttaagttgtaactagcttatgttctaagtctttattaaagctccaagtttctggtgcataggttaatactggtaggactatgtgattggatacttttctttttagagaaagtgaaattttacttttcataatctcattttgtttaccaaaatctctccatcccatatcttatccttcttttaatttcgatctcatgtcatGGGGTAACAATAGATGTTTGGCCTAAGTACGTATCTTCATTAgcaatctctggaggttcgtctataaaccatcatcatcatcatcatccgtaactagtccactgcataacaaaggcctcagacattcccttgcacttgtgtctgtttaaaccatatatatatatatatatatatatatatatatatatatatatatatatatatatatatatatatatatatatatatacatatatatatatacatatatatatatgtgtgtgtgtatgtgtgtatgtatgtatgtatgtatgtatgtatgtgtgtatgagttaaTGTACATATATCATCAAATTGACACCAAAAAGATACCGTtgatatttaggattttttttttaatccgcaaTCAACAATTATCAACGCCTATCATGATGAATGATTAATCTTAATCTAATCAAATGCAAAtagagcaattgaaaaaaaaaaacacccattaATATGAGCTTATGCCAAGTTTCCTTTATTCATGAACCGTAACGAAGTCCCCATTTTGCTCTACATCCGTATTAACAGAACGCGGGGTTGGCTGACTGGGAGGTAATTATAGCTCTGATTAGGGCCCCGACTAAACATGGGAATCCTTTTAGCTCTATTTTCCATCTAACCACTTTAGATCTCGTGACTCTCATAATCCATCTTTGAGAAACTACTTAAAATCCAATTATGGCCCGCCGTTCACCTTGTAGAATCTCCCGGTGGCACCAAGGACGCCTAGATGCCCCGCCCACAGCAGCGGCACTGTGCCAATGGGAGGGGACACTTGGCACAGTCGACCAATCAGTGACGTCCGTATTCAACTGCCACTTCTGCCCAGTTTACTGGCGTGGATGTAATATCGCTTACAATAACTGAAAATCTTCAAATTTAGGGAAACGTTAAATTCATATGTTTATCAGCTGTTGTGAAGGAATTAATCCAATAGTTTACCAGATAAAATTTTATCACGTTTAAAAGTAAGTCTAACGTAAAGTTGTGAACCCCTCAAGTTGGGCATTCTTCATACCTAAGGGGTTTCAGCACCGCCCCCAATCCCAATTACCTTTGATGGCCTCCTCCTGAACATGGCTTAAGAAAAGACTTTTCTCGTGTTTTTGCATTTGATGTGTCCCAACGATCACCAGTCATGAATATATCACAAgtgaaaggaattccataatacaaATATCACACGAGGCCACCAAAAGATGGCGCAGTCAACCGGCTTTTCCACTCGGCGTCTCGTTGACGGAAAACCTCAGTAATCTGTAAAAGTTCCTTCAATAGAAGTTAATTGAGGGGAAAACCATTGGGGGCTGTGCATACGTGACGGGAAAACAGCATTTAAAACATTTGCAAACTACTTCTTTGGACTCTTTAATGTACCCAGGTGATCATTATACGTGGTTATGCCAATTGGCTTCATAGTCCAGCCAAAACTCGAGGCCGATGGAGACATTTGAGGGAAAACGCGTATTCATCATGTTGTCGATGAATAGTTCTGCCATGTATTCTATATATCTCATAGAGGAACGACAGTGAATGATTCCCAAATGCTTTATATCTGTTGTGAGTGCCGACCCCTTCAAgtgatatgacaaatttgaaagtttttttgtCGACTGTACCGTGCCTCTTGACTGAAGGATCCTGATGATTTGGCTCTGAAACAATTCAGGAAAACTGCAATATTAATTGAGAGACGTGTATCAATACTAACGAGCAGGATGTCCAGATCCTTCTTAATTAGAGACTTGCTGTGGGGCCACAAGCGTCAGGTAGATACTGATAGTCAACAGGATCAAGTGGGCTTAGATCTAACGATCAATCGATGTAATTCTTCGACCTCCGCCGATATAGCCAGTCGACACGAGCATTTCCGTCTCTCTTCCGAAAATCGAATTCCTATTGGCGATGAACTTCATCCTACTGAAGGTCGTGCGAACGTCCAGGTCATTCGCACCCTTGCAGACAACTTCCTGCCGGAATCCCACGCCTTCAGGAGAGACGAAGAGTCGGCAGGAGACGATCAGCACCGGCCGTGTTCGTGTCAACCAGAATCGGACGAAGAGAACCATTCCTCAGACAGGGACAAGGATGCGACTAAATCCCATTTCTTCGGCGCCTCGTCCGACTACGAGCAGTTATCGCTGCCGAAGGTTCTGCCGAAGATGCCTCCGGTTCTACCGACGACAGCCGCTGCTGCCGCCGCTGCCGTGGCCTTTCTCCAGACCcaggcatcctcttcgtcatgCCTTCGATCCGAAAAACCTCCGATGCACCCTCCTCCTCTCATGCCAAGTGCTCCCTGCGCTTCTTTCGGCGGGGGAAGCGCTCGCCCGGCCCTTCGGACCCCTTCGGATAAAGGTTTCGGGGGCCCACTCGTAGATGAACACCGGAGGTTCCTGCCCCTTCATATGCGAAGTGGAGGAAGGCCTGTGTACAGCCCTATTCCCTCTTTCATGGCGGCCTTGCCCCGACATCATCCACACCACCATTACCTCTGGGCTGCTCAGTATTCGTCGCTTCTTTCTTCTCTCCCTTTGCAAGGTATGTGCAGCTCAGTCGCAAGTCAAATGGAAAGGCAAAGGTATTTATCACTATGTCaggtgtgtgtgtgatgtatacaTTCTGGTTTTGAATCGTAATAAATCCGTTTCTGTATATGCTGCTTTGtccagatttaagaaaaaaaaatcagcagtttGTAAATTCTGAATTCATTTCTGTAAGGGTTTTAAATCACATATATGCTGCTTTGTCTAGATTTAAGCAAACAATACCCATAAATCAACACAGGTTGTAAATTTCAAATGCATTTCTGTAAGGATTTTAAATCACATATATGCTGCTTTgtccagatttaaaaaaaaaaatacccttaaaTCAACAGTTGGTAAATTTCAAATTCATTTCTGTAAGGATTTTGAATCATATATGCGCTGCTTTGtccagattaaaaaaagaaaaatacccgtAAATCAAGTTTATAGATTTCAAATTCATATATGTAAGGATTTTGAATCACATAGATGCTGCTTTGtcctgattaaaaataaaaaaaaaataaaaaaaaaaaagtaccctaCTTCAACACACTTTGTAAATTTCAAATCCATTTTTGTAAGGATTTTAAATCACAGGTGTACTACTTTTCCTAGATTTTGTAAAATACTTGCAAATCAACACCTTTTGTAAATTTTAAGTTACAAATCGGTCAAAGGTAGAATCAaaagaatgtattatttttttttcatatgaaacgtAAATCATAAAATTAGATAGATATAAAGGCATCAAGATGTAAAGAAATGTATCCATTTCAAGATATGTATTTACGAAAGGTCGATTTTCCTTTTCGTGTTTATcttatatgagtttttttttaaaaCTCAATAATATCTTTATCTGCAATTACGTTGCATGACAATTTGAAGTCTttcaatctaaaaaagaaaaattaaattgacTGAAGTCCTGTATTTCTATGTTCAATATAATTTAAACAAAACACCAAGCTAGAGATGTTAAAGTTTTCGTCATATAAAGTACAGCAAATTGATAACTTACgtaataagttcaccaaactttcaactgagctccacaaggcattagaagagttggaagacccaggcctacatggctgaggactatgaagcgtgaagtatgagatgatgagtggagaagtattgatttgaaagctcaagatatagacaactggcgaaatctaaccgaggccctttgcgtcaataggcgttagaggagatgatgatgagtgaaAACGTGAACAGTTAGTAAATTAAGAAAATGGCTAAATTTCTTAATGGGGATTCATGCCCAATACTTTTAATTCATAGTTGTTTTTTATTGCCTCACCTTATGTGGAATTCAATTCACTGTTGACTGAAATCCGAGCATTCTGACAAAATTTTTATTGATACTATTGTATTAAGATTACATTAAGCCAAAAGGATTAAATGCTGTTTCACAAAAAAAAGTGCATATGATAATTTGTAttgcattatttgaaaaaaatcctatattcatgatttatatttataaaaagattATGATTTTACTAAGAAAATGactttcatttttgaaaaaaaaaaaagtgaagacatGACTTGAAATAAGATTAATACAGATAATTACAAACAAATCTCTTATGTGGATTTAAAATCATTAGACTTAGAacctcttttatttttatataggcAAATATGATTATCTTTACCGATGCTTTCTTTGTTAATAATAGATTCCATACGTTTTGGCCTTTATACTTTAGAAAGTTGAACTTCCTGCTGATTATTGTTCCAATTTATTTACAAGCAAACAAATTCTTACCATATCAGACAggcaatcgttattattattattattattattattattattattattattattattattattattattattattattacttgctaagctacaaccctagttggaaaagctagacgctataagcccaagagctccagcagggaaaactagcccagtgaggaaaggaaattaggaaataaacgatatgagaaataatttacaattaataaGATATTTAGTAACAAGATCACAATTACAAAGTAGAATATGACTGAAATTAAGCAactttgaattgcatctctttttttttcttttctattgatTAACAAAATTTTGACGTAATTTAAAATCTCTCTcagtaaaaaaaattgtaattgcaAGAATctaaataattttgatgattaaaaaagaaaagcGCGAGTTTATCAAAGACAGAATTATTTATATTACTGCAAGTGTACGCCACCCGTAAAATATGACGGCAAACACGCACCCCCTCATCCCCAGGATATGAATACTCCATCTCCTCCTGGCCGAGGGACGAAGAGAACTGGGCGTAaccggaaaaaaattatatatatatatatgtatatatatatatatatatatatatatatatatatatatatatatatatatatatatatatatatatatatatataatgcatatatatacatatatgtatatacggataattatattatattatatatatatatgtatatatatatatatatatatatatatatatatatatatatatatatatatatgtgtgtgtgtgtgtatatatatatatatatatatatatatatatatatatatatatatatatatatatatatatatatatatatatattagtatcacTCTCtacaccaatcgtctctatcttgagctttcaaataaattcttctccatttatcatctacttcctcagcctgtatgcctgggtcttccaacccttctagtaccttgtggaccccagctgaaagtttggtgaaatagagagttgctctatattatataagggaaaATTTGCACCAAAGTTCTTATGAAGATTTtctataaacataattataattattattcacagacgtttttcttaatatatttctcaTCATTATACAGTTCTTCAGTGTAATTTCACGAAAGCATTAAATAGGTTATTATATATCGTTGCTATTAGCCTAGAGACTCTGAAAGGCTAAAATTCTAAGTACCAAGATAATGAAGTTTGTGAAAGCGTTATCTTTTACTGATATTGTtaattaataatattcattttattatttactCGTCTGTTTAATTTCCAAATTTCTCTGAAATAAGGAAAACGTAAAGTAATTTGAGTGTGTGAACGCTAACATTTCCTTCACAAAGATAAAGGACTTGGATAAAAATTTCATATCGATTCATTCATTGCGTGATTCGAGCCTCCAATCAAGTTCGTATATTATGATACCTAATAATTATGATAGTCAGACCTTccccatcatgagactcaatacttcagagtattcaagaagtttaattccagttatgatcaagttgtggaataatcttcctaatcgggtagttgaatcggtaaaacttctaaagttcaaacttgcagcaatttttgaacaggctgacataaacttttttataatttttatatgaagtatatgttttgatgttactgttttttaaaatattttagttgattgttcattatttctcatatcgtttatttatttccttattttctttcctctctgggctacttttccctgttggagcccttccaactagggttgtactttagctaataatgatgataataactggaCAACGATAATGGTTAAATTAGGGGATAAAATAATATTATGTCATTATTTTGAATGTGTTAATTAGAATTACTTCGCAGTTTTCACGTACTGCTATAATCACGAGAATTTTATGTCCCAGAGATCCTCTAGAGGTTTATCCTTTACCGTtgacatggtgcaaattatgggaccatgaagttgaatccaaacaaaactcaaagtatgattgtaagaaggtcgaggacagttgctcctcaacatccggatctcagcattgataaagttacttcaactctgtatgactcttttaaaattttaggtgtgattctcgacaacaaatttacttttgagaaacacattaggtctgtttattatttaattgcacaaaaaaatgccttattgagaaagtgttttaagattttcggtgatcaatctattctggagaagtgttttaattctttcattctaccttatttcgagtattgttttcctgtctggtcttcccttgctgattctcatcttattttcttggacaagaacttacggtctattaaatgtcttattcctggtctagatattaatctctggcaccgtcgttcaattagttcgttttccatgttgcagaagatttttcataattctgaccatccttaacgtTCAGATATttttattctgttcgtaatactaggcatacagttaattctaatagtcaggccttttccatcataagggtcctacacagtattttagaagttctattccagctgtgaccaagttttagaatgatcttcctaatggggtcgttgaatcggtagaacttcaaaagttcaaacttgcagaaaatgtttgtatgttgaacaagctgacacaagtctctttttatagttcatatattatatgaagatctattttaattttacttctgttcttagaatattttattttcattgttcattacttttcatattgtttatttatttccttttctcactgggctgttttccctgttggagcccttaggcttatagcatcttgattttccaactaggattgtagcttagctattaataataataataataataataataataataataataataatacagtcgtaagttttcagaataattttcattttacagaACAAAAGGGATGGGTCAATTTCTGCATTTAAAATTTTACCCTTGTCTTCATGATCTGTATTTTTTTATAACTTCAAAAGTAATTTCGTTTTTGAaataatataaagttaaaaaaaagtcTTTCATGTATGAAaaacaacagatgcagaaggaattATCTGCAATTATAtgcatcttcatttttttttcttttacaagttgAAATAAACCAAAAGTAATTTTCTGTGTGAAACTCGTACAAATTGAAATGGAAATGTTAAAAGTAGCATTTGAATTTATTGTAACTTAATGATTTATCCAAATTAAATATTagtcttttaatgaaaaaaatacgaATTTCAGAATTATCTTGTGGTCTGTAAACCTTGATTTTCGGTAAGAAACAATTATTCTGATTTTtcaatttattagatttattttacaGATGGCGTTTCAATTTTACCAACCGTGAGATATCTCACGGTTGGTAAAATTGAAACGCCATCTTAGAACATACATTTTAGCGATAAAAGCTTTCAAGTTGAATATGCCATTTTAGCAAAACAAAACCTGTCTTTAATGCGTTATTTTACCAATGTAAACCACCATTTTAAAATCCCCAAAATACGAAATTTTCCTACGAAAATCACAAtttttatagcaaaaaaaaaaaaatcggacatTTTACCAAGGAAGACCGACGGCATAAAGAAGATAGTGACAAATTTTATAGCAGCATCTGTCTGCCGTCAATCCAAACGCtgacatatactttatatatatatatatatatatatatatatatatatatatatatatatatatatatatatatatatatatgattatatatataattcgacGCCAAATAATAAATAGGGAAGAATAGATGCAGTTTTCCCGTTAACATGAAGATTATCTGGAGCTCAGATTTTCCGGAGATGATGTCTTAGATTCCTGAACGCGGCTAAGACAttttctattctttacatatatatatatatatatatatatatatatatatatatatatatatatatatatatatataatatgtatgtatatatatatatatatatatatatatatttataaatataatatatatatatatatatttatatttataagatatatatacacatatatataaatatatatgcatgtatatatatatatatatatatatatatatatatatatatatatgtatatatatgtatattatatatataaatatgtatataatatatatagaaatatatatatattatatatatatatatatatatatatatatatatatattataaattatatatttatatacatacatgcacacatactagAAAAATTATTTAAAGCAGAAACTTCAATAATTTGCTCATCACATGAGAATGAACacaaattattagaaaaaataatgtGTTAGTAATATTCAATTTATGTTGCAAGATTCATAACAACCACattgaaataatattataataccagtaaggcaaaaaaaaaaaaaaacagatatggtAATCAAATCTAATACAAAGAAGTGATCtaaaatagaacaaaaaaaaaattcacttgaaaaaaataacctgaaatgagttattttatttcatttcaaattattTCTGTGTATTTTAGCTACCGTATCTGCATTTTAGCCTTActgatattataatttttcttgtttcaattaGTTGTTATGATTCTTGTAACATAAATTGAATTTTACTATTTAACAGACTATGGTATATTAATTTGTGTTCATGTTATAACTCTGATGATGGAAAAGATGGCTTCCCGAAAGCTTGATTAATCgtaataaataaaaatgttgaaatcccaacggggaaaataacccagcgaggaaaggaaataacgaaactacaagagaagtaattaacaatcaaaataaaatattttaagaacagtaataatattaagataactttttcacacacacacacacacacactatatatatatatatatatatatatatatatatatatatatatatatgtatatatatatatatatttatatatatatatatatatatatatatatatatatatatatgtatatatatatatatatatatatatatatatatatttatatatatatatatgtatatatatatatatatatatgtatatatatatatatatatatatatatatataaatttatgtgtgtgtacatatgcatgtaaaaatttatatatatatatatatatatatatatatatatatatatgtgtgtgtgtgtgtgtatgtatgtatgtatgtatgtgtagatcaTCATAagtcatttttagtccactgcaggacaaaggcctcagacatgtccttccactccggtctgtttatggtcttttaattccagtctatacccgcaaattttcttagctcgccaaaccatcatcttttcttccatatcgtgcttcttttgcaatctctttatcttatgccaaacttcaaacaaaaaaaaaaatatttcaaatttgccGACATTTTTGAAAAAGTTATCTTTATGGGAATTTGGAttgtcctttttatatatatatatatatatatatatatatatatatatatatatatacatatatatgtatatatatgtatatatatatatatacttatgtacatgtatatatatgtatatatacatatatatatatatatatatgtatgtaatatatatatatatatatatatatgtaatatatatatatatatatgtatgtaatatatatatatatatatatatatatatatatatatatatatatgtatatatataggtctatatatctatatacatatatatatatatgtatatatatttatatatatgtatatatatacacacacacatatatatatatatatatatatatatatgtatatatgtatatagatatatatatatatatatatatacatatatatatatatatatgtatgtatgtatgtaatatatatatatatatatatatatatatatatatacatatatatatgtatgtaatatatatatatatatatatatatatgtatatgtatatatatataggtctatataatctatatacatatatacatgcatatatatatatatatatatatatatatatatatatatatatgtatatatttatatatatgtatatatatacatatacacacatacacacacacacatatatatatatatatatatatatatacagtatatatatgactcGATATTTAAAAGACCTCTGagattgatttgaatttttttagACTATGATAAAACGTCCTGTTCGTATtattacaacactagttgggaaagcaggattctgtaatcccaaggacttcaacagggaaaattagcccaatgaggaaaggaaataaggaaataaactaagtacaagagaaataataaacaatcaaaataaaaaatttcaagaacagtaacaacctttgaatatattttccatatataaattttgaaaaaaaaaaaacaagaggaagaggaagaagacagtatgtcatcatcctcatcatcattatcatcatcagtcatCATCACCTTCATTGTCATTCTACGTAAAGAGCCTCAGAAATATATGAACATGTAATTATGGAAAAAATATCCGTCCTGGAACAAAGCAGGtttatagtgatagtaataatgatgatgatgattgtttctaaattattattattattattattattattattattaatattcttattatcatcatcattattattattattatgattattattattattattgttattattattattattattattattattattattattattatcatcaatagttgAAGTAGTAGTGTTtatattaattagtattattattattatcatcaccatcatcatctgaattattattattattattattattattattatcatcgatagTTGAAGTATAGTGGTGTTTGTACTAACAGTAATAGCAGAAGTAGTAGTATCATAAAGTCGGTAACATTTTAGAACTGTAAAAAGCCCTTATGTTAAAACCACATTCGCAATATTCTTTAATATATCGTCAAATGTGAAAAATTCTATCAAATTTTCGGTACTCTGCTTACAACTGCTATCTTTACCTTTAGAAATATCGAAAAACAAGATTAATGAGAAGATTAAATATTCTGCCCCAGGTGAGCTAAAACTCAGCTTAGGGTTCCAGTGGCCAAtttgaaacgtctctgcctagcgatctgccggcctagggttcgagtcccgcccaaacttgatggtttcttgtagtttctgcaaccgcaccatccttgtgagctaaggataggtgtttgggggagcctataggtttacctactaagtcatcagaagccattgcctggccctcccttgtcctaactTGGAGGTGCTTTtgctttgatcatatgtatatatggtcaatctctaggacattgtcctgctagccagagCATTATcactgcccttgcctctgccattcatgagcgacctttaagcctttagagTATATTAAAGACAAAAATCTGAGCAATCCATTCGGAAATATTTGTGGGAACATTTTGTAAATATCTTCCACTTTTTTAATCACTCTTAAACGTTTCTTCTGGGAGGGGCTCAAAGGAAAgataggaacccccccccccccccccgagggtaGGGGAGTATTTCTCCTGGAGGAGAATGCTTTGTAGTAACATAGGTGTCGCCTTTGATACTGCGTTCTCTTATCGGGGTCCCGTTGAGCTGTCGATTACAAACCTGTCTTCGAAGTTGACGAGGACATTCAAAGTCAAAATTCTCCCAAAGaatgaattataaagaaatatttcacaCTTGATTGTGAGTTGTATTTTTGTATGTGAGCTAACATCAGAGTGACTGGTTATCGACGCtgatgacttttattattattattcttattattattattattattattattattattattattattattattattattattatcattattattgttgttgttgttgttgttgtaattattattattatcataatcattattattattaactaatacaAATATTCCTTTGTTTTAATGAAATCACACTACAAATCTATCCGTTGTCATTTATTGAATAGAAAGATCCTTGGCAACATAATGACGTTTTACGTTAGTTTTATCACAGCTCGTTACTGGTATATAATTTTGAAGCGATTGAAGGGGCCTGGTTTGAACCCCGGGTGGAGAGCACTCTACTCTCTTCAGTCTCAAAAAACTTATAAGTTTGATCTTCCGTACCTGAGTATTATAAGCTTTCTGAACAGGAGCCCATAT from Palaemon carinicauda isolate YSFRI2023 chromosome 5, ASM3689809v2, whole genome shotgun sequence encodes:
- the LOC137640704 gene encoding motor neuron and pancreas homeobox protein 1-like yields the protein MSRSFLIRDLLWGHKRQVDTDSQQDQVGLDLTINRCNSSTSADIASRHEHFRLSSENRIPIGDELHPTEGRANVQVIRTLADNFLPESHAFRRDEESAGDDQHRPCSCQPESDEENHSSDRDKDATKSHFFGASSDYEQLSLPKVLPKMPPVLPTTAAAAAAAVAFLQTQASSSSCLRSEKPPMHPPPLMPSAPCASFGGGSARPALRTPSDKGFGGPLVDEHRRFLPLHMRSGGRPVYSPIPSFMAALPRHHPHHHYLWAAQYSSLLSSLPLQDYEVTSPSNPRGSGNSSPVPVPVPVYVRTRPSAMPDTSTKKCRRSRTVFTELQLVGLERRFEAQKYLSTPDRVDLARSLGLTQLQVKTWYQNRRMKWKKQVMQDGSKEPPTKPKGRPKKNSVPSFAELQRMKEEERLNATPEVSLPAASSWPLEATEGPRVRGQEEEEEEYEDDEDDYEEEEEEDDNAEVEKKMAGIAMEVEREEANYLLVNRGKD